The Cutaneotrichosporon cavernicola HIS019 DNA, chromosome: 3 region cgtcgtcaaagtcggcaGCCGTGTGTTCGAGGCCACCGTCATGCGTTGCGGCCTCGTTCACCCACTCAAAAGGGAGGAGGTAGACGTACATCTGCGCCGTGAAGCGCTTCTTGAGATGTGTAGCTGCCGGCGTGATCCAACGCGTGAACGGAACAAGGCCAGACGTGTCGGGCACGCCTCCTTGTTGCCGTACCCAATCCGGGAATGCGACCTTGTTCTCATGCACGGCCTTACGGCCAGCCGCCCTCACCTCAgcggagagggagaggagctTGCCAGCCCGATCCAGGGCCAGCAAGATCCCACTCTCTTCGAACGTCTCCCTGATCGCAGCGAGCTTGTACACGTCCCCATCGATATGCCGCTTCGGGTCGTTGGGACCAGGAATCGGCCCGTCATGAAACGCATGACAGTTACCGCCGGGAAACACGTGGGCCGACGCGAAGGATGACGAAGTCTTCACCCGatgcaggaggaggagctggttCGTCGGCGAGAGAAGCATGATACTTCCTGTCAGCTCAGCTATGGTTGAGCCTACCTCGCACTCGGGCTTGGCACCGGTGGTGCCTTGAGCGGCTTGCCGAGCTTCTGTGGTTTCAAGGACATGATGCAGAGATTGAGGAGGTGCGAGAGGGTGGAGAGCACGAAGCGAATCGTGAGAGGCGGGGCTGGTTATCAAGACGAGTGGACGAGTGGAcgagagatgagagatgaaGAGATGTTCAAAGTTCCAGTGATGACTTCCGGTTATGGTTAACCTGATGTCGGAGGTCACCGATGTGATCGGTCCTCGGTATTCGTCAAAGTGGGCAGCCCCTCACTCACCCAGCCACCAACTTTGCTTAACGAGCCAGTAGGCCCGTTGGTCCAGATCGAGCAAGTGTTGCTGGTAACAGTTGGTGCCGTcagctgctcctcgccatcagCTGTGGGTTTGGAGCATCTGGGGAGCAACAAGTCTGCCCAGCTGATAAGACGGACCATCGCCTTGGGTCAATGTCACGTGATCCTCAGGTCATCCAAGTCGGCGGTATATCCGGACGACGGCGTATCCCCTCCAAGCTCCATGAATGTCTCTCCCATTCTCATCGCTCACAATGTCCTCCATCGCCTTCGACGAGCTCTCATATCCGGGAATCATTGACCACATCTTCGCTTACGCCTCTCGCGAtgccctcctcatcatgCGCCAGGTCTCGCGCGCGTGGCGAGATCGGGCGGACGCGCATTTCGTAACCCGTGTGACCATCGCCCAGCGCTCCGTCGGAGGCAAGTCGGTGGTCGAGATGCGCGGGCCACTCGGCGTAATCCCCAGACAGGACTGGTACGAGACGAGTGTTGGCGATGCgacgcgcgtcctcgacctcgggtGCGGCGGCAGTGCGGCTGCTCTAGCCGGTCTGTGCCGACTACacaagctcgacctcctccgcgaccACGGATACGTGATGCGGAACCGGGCACCGCTCCCCCCCGCCCGCGCATACCTCATGaaccgcgtcggcgtcgacacATTCTCGTCGTACTGGGaccacctcgtcatctGCCTCCCATACTTCCAGCCCACGTTTGTGCCGCTCGAGAACGTGTTCGGATCCCACGGGTCCTTCCCCAAGTCACTCGCAGGCGCAGTTCAGAACGTGCGCGGTACGGTCCGCCGGCCCTCTGtcctcgcctcgtccttgacaTTCGGGGACAACGGGCGTGCATCGCACCTCGCCGCTCCGCATCCACGGGTCAGTGCCCTCGGTGCGGGGCAATACACCGGCTTCGTGAtccccctctcccgcccgtcgaggagcttcCACGTCCCCGGAGCGTtcaccatcatcctcgctcGTCCACCGCCAGACTTTGCTCCACGTCCACAAGGCGTCGCTGCGTCGCGCCGTGCACCGAgacgcgccgacgactACGAGGGCACGTTCCGCAACATGTCACGCCGCATCGCCAAGATCGTCGCGGATGGCGGGCTCGTGCCCATCACCCTCGTTGGGTTCGATGGATGGTTTACGTTCCTCCCGCACAACCGCGTGTGCTCGTACGACACACTCATGGACGAGATCCGCCGCTCCCTCACCGACTTCCTCAagagcgacgagggtgtcgaggagcgaATGTCCGCCATCGAATACCTCTCCCTGGACGAGTACTGTGAGCGCGTCGGAAACGAGCGCTTCGTCCTTGAGACCGAGTTCGCCGACACTATGGGACCCGGCCcggaggacgacggcgagggccgcACGACCTGGACGCCGTCAGTGGGCGTGGCGGCCCAGGGTCCACAATCGTTGCCCGCGTAATTCGCCTTCCTTCACCTGTCTTTATCGTCGCCGGGtggcgtcgcgctgctgctgctgcatACCCTCTGGTTTGAGTGTCCGTGTCCGGGGGGCCTCGGAGGCGCTCAGGACACGGTGCGGGGGTGGCGTTTGTGGAGATGTGGTCACGTCTCGGTTCAGGTTACATGATAACGCCATCTCACCATCCTGTTTCTCTTTCAACGTTACGCGACAACTAGGCCACCTCGACGCTCGCCGCGAGTTGTAGCACCTCTTGTACTCGATGCGGCGTACGCATCGATCGTCGACTTTCATCTTCACTCTCGCACGGTATGATTATCTCCTGGGCCTCCGTGCGATCTCCAAGACATGGCTGGAGCGCGTGGACCGCCAGCTCGTGCGCCACATTGCGCTGACAATCCGGATTGTGACGGTGGATTGTTGGCAGCAGGAGAGCTTCAGCGCGACCACTGGTGATGGGCACCGGGTCCCATACGAAGGGTGGCAGGACAACACTCTCATCGGGCAcatcgagcagctcgacctccgCGGCGAGAATACCGACAAAAGGCGTCTCGTGGCTGAAGCGCGTCCcgcgcgtccgcgtccgtCGCGACTGCAGAGTCCGCATGGCGAGtgcggcgtgggcgcgcccgcggccgcggccgacaAGCTCTTCGCCACGTCGTGCCCACCTCCTTACCACTCGTCTGCTCTTGACCCAGGGCCCATGATCGCCGTGCCGAGCGTCCACAAACTGTTCCGGGGTCGACAAGAGTACGGACTCCTCCCATAGACGTGTATTgtcgccttcctccctccgcctcctAGCTTTCGCGGGACAGACTCATGGTAAGCTAAGAGACTGCGTACCGTTGCTGACACCAGTACTATGGCTACTTCACTAGGGTGGCTTAAGTCGTGTTGTTGCTCCCGGTCCACGTCCTCCCCTCCCCGTCACGATCGTGAACCTTGAAGAGTAGGTGCCTCTTCCTTGGGCCAACAGCCCATCCGGCTTCAGTGCCGTCCCTCGCCAAATCACCGCAACCGAAGGGTTCATGGCAGTCGGGCGCAGGAGCGGGCTCGGTCGAGTTTCTCGGGCTCGATGCATGGCGCGCGTGTGTCGGTGATGGCGCCTGAGCTGTCGCTTGCATCGTCGTAGCTCTCAACGGCGCGTAGCGGGACGGACATGGGCGACCGCGTGCCTGTCGACCCAGGATTGCGACTCGACGCACATCGATAAATTCCTTTTTTCTGGATCTCTgcacgccaccgccacgtTGATGGACGTATTTCTGTGTGCCTTCCTCCAATCTTGACATTGTCGACTCATCCAGCCGTCTCTatctcttcctctcgcctctcttcctccttACCTACatccctccatccctcaATCTCCCGTCATCTTCATCGCACACATCCTGATCTGACACGATGCAGCGCGAGTTTCGTGTTCGCCGACCAAAGCGCAGCCCACAATTGTCCTTCGAGCCGACGTGGCGAGTGGCGACCGATTACCAGTCCTCTTGTGCCCTCTCGATCGACGCCTCCGCATTCCCCCACCTGATTGACATGATCttcgacgccgcgccatACGAgagcctcctcgctctgCGTACCACTTGTCGCACCTGGCGGGATCGCGCTGATGCGATGACCGTACgacacgtcgtcgtcgtggaAAACGAGTGTGTCGATGAAGTCGTCTCATACCCTGGATGGAAGCTCCAGCGCCGAACATTACCATACACTATCACGACAGGCGAAGGTTACCGCATTCCGCGCACCGAATGGTATTACACACCGCTCGCGGCCTGCGTTCGGCGGATCGACCTCTGGGGCGGGCCGCAGGTCAGTAGTGGGCCCGAGTGGCTCCACAAGGTCAAGCACGTCCGTGTCCTGTATGACATGACACCATATCGCACAGACTGGCAAACGCCTACGGCCGACGTCCACATTGTGGGCGAGACTTTCGGTCCCAACCACCGGGGGCTAGACCAcacggacgacgagatAGCTGCCTCGGTCATCCACGTGCCCGACCTCGCAGACGCTACACTGAAACGCTGGTCCTGGAGTCGTTCTGGCCCTAAGTGGGATGCCGTGGATGGCGGTATCCCGCGCGCGCTCACTGTCGTGCTCCGCGACCTACCCAGCCAACCCAACTATCGACACTTCAAGTACATGGGCGTCCTGGTGCGCACACTAGCCAGAATGCTTGCGGATCAAGTCGATCACCCTTCATCCACCCAGCCCCCTGTCGCCATCACCATAGTCAATCTCAACGCTTGGCGAACCCATCCTCCCGATTCCCCGCCTTCCAATCCTGGCCACCACTGGTTCACATACGTCATGTGGGCTGCTGGGGCatcgcgccgcgcccagTACCAGAAGAGCGAGCAGTGGCTCCACACATTCGAagagcgcgtcgaggcgaTTCGGTACCTCTCCCTCCAGGCGTtccaggacgaggtcaGCAAGGAGGTGTTCGAGGCAGTCATAGACCAAcacgaggacgacatccCTGAGTAGGGGAACTGGCACAGGGTCACGTGCGAGGGCATGCTGAAGCGATTGCGCTGTCCACCAGGTTGCGAGGTGAGTCGGGATGATGGGTGCGATCCCTTTGCTAACCTCAGTCACGTGTCACTGCGCTCTGCACATCCAAGCAGCTCTAATCCATGCTCTCACGGCGAGCATCAGCACGGGCATCACACCACGGTCTCCATCTAGTTCATCGTTCATATTCCTACTTGAGTCTAGTTCATCGTTCATATTCCTACTTGAGTCCCATGCAGTTCGCGTAGAAGGTAGTGGCAGCAGACCAGTCGGAGAAgaccttgtcgacgccAGCATTCTTaagcgcgtcgagcacgacgaACATGTCGCCATCACGCTTAACAGCGCTGTCAAAGTGCTCGTAGTAGTAGTTGCCCTTGATCTGGTCAAGCGGCCCAGACCGCTCAAGCGACCAAGCGACGACGCCCAAACCGAGCCGCTTAGCCTCCTTTGCGTACGCGCTAggctcgagcttgccatCCACAGCGGTGAGGAGGTAGCTAGTCGGTGGCGAGACCCACTTGACCCCGTCCTTGGCGCGACCCGCAAGTGCTGCGGTAGCATTGGCTAGCTTGCCGTCGTCCCCTgtctcgtcgaggaagagcgcCTGGCGCGCAAACTTGGGCTCGTTCTTGATCCAATAAAGGATGTCAGAGTAGAGGAAGCTCTGGGGCCAAACACGCTTAAAGTCGACTCCTGCGGCGCGGTAATCGTCCACAAGCTGCTGGGCGTACTTTTCCTGACTGTACCCCTCCGGAAGTGGGACTTCTGGCGTCTTGAGCTCGGGGGTAAAGTCGAGTCCGAGGGCAAGCGTCATCTGGATATGGTCCTTGTGGCTCATGATCGTCCCGCACTGATTATACAGCGTCGTTCGCCATGGCGCGACTCCACCCAAATACTCTTGGGGGCTAGTAGCATTGGCGTAACTAGACTCCATCTTGGCGCAAAGTgtgcgcagctcggccaTGGTAAAGTCGGCCGTACAGCACTTTGCCGATGCGGGAGCGCTCCCGTTAGCCGGCTTGAAAGGCTGCGAGCACTTTGCTCCCAGTTCCGTCGCAACGACATTGGTAGTCGTATGCAAGTCGCACTGGGAATGGCGACAGACGAGCTGCAGATCCTTTGTGAACGCAACATCGCACTCGAGGATCCCAGCGCCCATCCGCGCCCCGGCGAGATTACTCTCAACAGTGTGTTCTGGAAACTGGAGTgttccgccgcctcggtgTCCGATTGACCAACTGGACGTCTTTGCGGGGTATTCTTTGCACTTTGTCAACTTGTCCTTGAGGGGCGAAGGAGACATGTCGTCCACCAAGTAGTAGGGACGCGGACCGAGAGAGATGTGCTTGATCGGCGAAAATGTGAAGTGGCTCAGGTCGTGGCGGAGGCTGGAGACTGGGGCCGTGTCGCGCTTGTATGGGACGGCCACGATCGCGGGAAGGAGGGCAAAGAGGGCGAGAGCCAGCATGATGGCGGTGGTGTGCGGAGAGGCGGAGCAGGTGGGGCTTCTGTTGGAGGCAGAGCGGCGCCGTCGGAGCCAGGTAAGTGGGTCTGCGGTTGGAGACAGAACAGGTGAGAGAGAAAGGATCAAGGGCGCCGGCTCTTTAAAGCAAGCCAAGCGAAGCACTCCGACTGGCCGCGTCGGGGACTGGCGACTGCCGGCTGGTGGACcgtgtcggcggcgtcaaACAGATCTAAGACCGGCGAGCTTGCACTCGCGGTTGCCATATGGCTGTTCGGATGCCAAGACAACCCCTCCACTACCTGACACTCGCTGACACTCGCTAACACTCGCACGTGTGAGGTCATCGGGTCATCGAAAGGATGGAGCAGCATGTGCAGCTGCAGAGACGGGCTAAGGATCCGAGGCACGCTTGGCGATATGAGCATCTCAGGGACGGATACCAGAGTGTGCAGCCGAAATACAGGGAAAGAAAAAGCACGTGCGTTAGGTCGGTGATAGTTTGTAGTTTCAGGTTCCAGATCAAGCATTGGATGGCAGTGGAATGACCAAGCTTTGCTTTTGCCTTGGACCGAGACCACATGGTCTCTAGCCAACGACTCCTTGTTGGTTGTCGTTAGTGCATGGGCAAACGTTCCACAGCCGGCGACGTCATCGACAGGGCAAGTCTGTTGCATCCATCGACCTGCGTGTTGTTGATGCGGGCGTCGATGAACCCTGTCGTGAGCACGTTGACGTCCTCCTGTGCGTCCGTTGCAACTCCCTACTATACATGTGTATGCTACTGATATCCGACACGCATCATCCGTAAGTGATGTACGACTCGCTCTCCATTGCCCTGTACTCTtcggccatctcggcaACCACGCgcctgcggtcagctcCAACCTAGATCATATGCTCACCGAGAGTCGTCAAACTCCTCCAGCCCATTCGAGAACatgtcctccttcttgtaCTGCTCGAGGAACGCATTACGCTTGCGCAGACGGTCGTACTGGTCGAGCATGCGTTTGAAgagctgatgtcagctctcTCCAAACGAGGTACCAGCTGACTCACCGATGCCATGCTCGTGTGGTTCGCCATCATGATGCCCGACACGCGGTTCTGCGACGTCTTGCGCTTCGTGAGCGCGACCTGGATACTTGCTGGTCCCCAGGGAATGAAGTTGGCGAGTTGCCGCTCACGGATGCGCAGCAGCGACTTGTGAACGTCCGTtgggtcgacgtcgccagaGATGATGTTCAAGCACGACACGTAGCACGACGTGCGCGTTGACGTCGTGGATACTAGGCGGTTCTTCGGTTGCAGCAAGCGGCGCATGACGTCCAGCGTAGTCGTCTTGCGGATCGACTTCGCCTGTGCGTTAGTGGGAACCTAGCTATTCCATGCGGACTCCAGCTGCGCCACCCTCACCttgtcgatctcgtcgccggTGAACGGCGTGTAGCTCGTCATGAGGAAGTGACACCTGGGCGTCGGGATCAAGCTCGCAATGATCCCTACGAGGTCGTTGTTCATGTACGACGGGTAGCGGAGGGTAGTCGTGCTCGCGGCCATGACGGTGGAGACTAGCTGGTTTGTTTGGACGAAGCTCGGGTCCTGGACATGCAGGCGGTCCGCGGCGATACGGGTCAGAGCGCCGTTGTCAAGAACGACGACCGAGTCGGCGTTGTTCACCAGCCGCTTCGTGGCGAGCAGCGAGTTGTATGGTTGCACCACGACGTCGGACGCCTCGGGGAAGACTGAGTACGTCTGGATGAGCTTCTTGGGGAAGCGGTCGTTCAAGCGCTCCAGGAGGAACGAGCCAAGGCCTGATCCTGTACCGCCGGCAATGGAGTGGAGCAGCATGAACCCCTGCGTGTCAACCAGCGCCCATCATCGCGCATAACGTCTAGAACCCACCTCTAGACTGTCGCTGCCGTCCGCTTCCCTGTCGATCATCTCGATCAGGTCGTCGTATACGCGCTCGCCTGCGGCATAACCTTGTGCCCAGTTATTGcccgcaccgccgccgttcTTCGAAACGTAGATGTTCTCGGGGTTGTAGAGCCCCTTGAACGGCGACGTGAGGATGTTGTTAATgacctggggtcagcttgaCAATGACGACATCCAAGCTACTCACTCGTggctcgaggtcgatgaggatCGCGCGAGGGATGTAGTGCTCATCGTCGGCCTGGTAGAAGAAGACGTCCTTGCGGTCACCCTGGTTCTCGGCCCAGTCCTCGAGCATACCCGTTGGTGAGATTCCATGTTCTGCACACAGCTTCTGCCAgaactggggtcagcgagtaaaggaaggagggagggaaggagacCGACCTCTTGTCCGACTGATGTTAGCTATCAACAGGGCTGACTTTGCTACGTACTCTGGTTACCGGCCTGGCCGGTCTGGATGGAGATGATCTCGCGGCCCATTATGAATGATGCCGCGTTCCTGTAGAAATCCGGCCCAGTGGATGGAGGAGGTAGGATGGAAGGACAGGGGAAGGATACCTGCCGACGCGTCTGATTCGGTACACGTGCACTAGGAGGGACGCGGGCGCGCTCGAAGGGCTGGTTGACAGTACTTCACTTTCCCGAGAGAGTGACAACTTGTTtgaggatggcgatgaggaaAAGGGGATGGATGGTGATGAGAGGGGGTTGTGCTCACGAGCGGCAACCTCTCGTCGCGTCGAGTGTTGACGCGTGATGGGCGGGCGCACGTTCAATCTCCGTGAAACGGAACCAAATCCTCTTgcaacctccacccaaaGTTGGATGAAAGTGACCACGCCTAAACAGACCCAACCATTTGCAACTCACTGTCCATCTCCACCCACGCGCCATGACCCTTCCGCGTGTGTTCATGGACTTTACGGTCGCCGATGCGCCGCTCGGCCGCGTTGTGGTGAGCTCGTTTCTCAACTTGAGCTAACGGCAGTTTGAGCTCTTCTCAGATGTGTACGTCTCCAACATCGCAAGctgctgacaccagcgtACCCAAGACTGCCGAGAAGTGAGTACACGGCGACCTGATCTTATCGGCTATTTGGCCAGCTTGATCCCGGCAGATACTCTTCCCGGTCATGACCGACACTAACGCCAGCTTCCGCGCTTTGTGCACTGGCGAGAAGCGGAACAAGGCTGGCGAGCCGCTCGCGTACAAGGGCTCACCTGTCCACCGCGTCATCGAGGGATTCATGCTACAGGGGGGAGACTTTACGAAGCGGAACGGGTCGGGTGGCGAGTCGATCTACGGCGGCATGTTCGCGGatgagcgcctcgagggcgacggaACAGAGGTTAACCGTGATGGGTGAGCGCTCGTGCAGGAGCGCTGCTAACCACAGGCTCCTCGTCATGGCCAACCGTGGACCTGACACCAACGGGTCGCAATGGTTTGTGACGCTCGCGCCTGCGCCACATCTCACTGGCAAGCACGTGTACGTTGTCTTCAACCCATTCATGGTTGGGTGCTAACAACAACAGGGTGTTTGGACGCGTCGTCTCAGGCATGGACCACATCAAGACCATTGGCGCGCTGCCGACAGACGGTCGCGACCGCCCTTTCTCGCCCGTCATCGTCTCACACGCTGGCGAActcgagctgcgccgccCTGCCCGCGCAATCTCACCCTCTCGTTCCCCTacacgctcgcgctctcgctctcccCGCCGCAGGGGCAAGTACtcggacgactcggactcggacgacgaggaaaggcgtcgacgtcgacgtgcgCGGAAGGAGAGACATCGTGAGGAACGTAGGGAACGGCGTGAACGCCGCGACCGcagggaggagaaggacaagaaggaacgccgccgccgttccGTATCCGAGAGTATCAGCGAACTCGACGCGCGTcttgaggccgaggagaaaGCGCGACTTggagaggagcgcgcgatcaaggaggaggagatgaaggcacggcgcgagcgtgagcaGAAGGCTGTTCGCGAGTCGGGAGGTGTCGTCTACAAGGGTGAGCAGCTGCAATTAGGCCGGAAAGTTGACGTCAGGCCGCGGGGCTATGCGGTACCGCGACCCAGAGTCGCGGCCGACGAACTACAACCCGCGTGGACAGGATACGAGGGCCCGTTACCGCCGCGGTGATGGCGGTGGTCGGTGGGAGCAGGACGGCGGACGCGGGGGTGCTCCCcgaggcgacgacgaggagaggagagagcGCGATCGTGACGACAGGGGTGGACGACGCTGGGGTGCGGACAAGTGGGAGCGCTCCGCGCCTGCGTTTGAGCGCGCGACCGACCGGTGGGACGCGGGACGCATGGGTGACGGCGCGAGTGCAGCGAGGGAAGGTTTGGCTGCGCGACTCAGTGCTCGTCGGACCAGTGGAGAGGGGCTGGACTACGGGGCTGATGAGGTGCAGCGCGCagttgaggttgagcgcgacgtTGTGCGTGATggcggagaaggacgcAATGCGCGTGCGGCGGCTTGGActgcgacgaggcgcgAATCACCCCGCCGCTCCCACATCGCGTCTCCCTCAAAAAGCGAACGGGATGAGCGTcgctcaccttcccccggGGGAAGCGACATGGAACTCGATAGAGACTAGAAATGCAGCCATGTAGAGCTGATGTCAAAATACATTGCTCAAAACCTGGCTGACAGCGCTGGAGACCTCTGGGCCTTCTCCACTCTACGTGGATATGCAAACAAAGCCGCCCACGGTGGCCTTGGAAGGATGGCTGGCTTGAGCGAAATCCGACATTTTCATACATGTACGCTCCTCATTTTACAAATTGGGCAAACTGCCAGGATCAACATCGCCACCCGTCGCGTCGCGAGGGCCAGTACCAAGGTCGAGTACTCACCCGTTCAGAGTGTAGCACTGAAGTAACATGGAAACAAGTGTCTAGATGTATGTGACGTGAAATCTACTTCTCTCCTCAGATATCTATCCAAAGAAGCTCTTGAACTTGCTCTTAACCTTGGACTCGATACCCTGGCGTACCGGAGCACTGGCATGCCACTGGTCCTGCAGACTTGACTGTAGTTTACCCTGCTGACTAGTCTGTTGTCCGCtcatcggcctcggcggAGGTGGCGCATGCTCGGCGCCGATCGGCTCAAACTCGAACCCCATACCCTGGCACCACTGCCCAACATGGCCATAAACTCCGCTCAGCCGATACCCCGCGGGGACGCGCGCCTCACCCGGCCCGCCGCCCTGTGACCCAAACCAAGGAGACGTCCGCTGCGTCGTGACGAACTGGATACCGTCCATCCACGCTCCATGGCGCACATTGATGCCCATAACAGTCTCCCCTGGGTGCAGAGGCCAGTCCTTAGGCGACCCCCCACGCTTGCCGAATAACGCcccgtcgagctcgatccCGTCGAGTGCCGCGCCGCAGTACACCCGAATATGCCGCAGGTTGGGCGGCACGCCAATCGCCTGCGGACTCCCACTTTCGCTGCCAAACGGCGGGGAACGCAGTACGCCGTGCCGTGACGGCCAGATATTCTTGAGCCCAAAGTCGTCGAGCTTTCCCCCGTCACTGGCGAGGACAGTGATGCGGTCAAAGTGGTTCAGCTCGTTCCGCGGAATGCTGTACGTGTTACGACCTTTGCCGAAGAGGTCGATGAATTGGTCCGCCGTCTCTTTGCCGGGTTGGCGGTATTCGATGGCGAGCAACTCGCTGGATGGAGTGTAGATCTGCAGCCCGTCGGTTGCCGCCGTTACGAGGATC contains the following coding sequences:
- a CDS encoding uncharacterized protein (NUDIX domain) yields the protein MSLKPQKLGKPLKAPPVPSPSASIMLLSPTNQLLLLHRVKTSSSFASAHVFPGGNCHAFHDGPIPGPNDPKRHIDGDVYKLAAIRETFEESGILLALDRAGKLLSLSAEVRAAGRKAVHENKVAFPDWVRQQGGVPDTSGLVPFTRWITPAATHLKKRFTAQMYVYLLPFEWVNEAATHDGGLEHTAADFDDVSTWIRKSLQNKIILFSPQAYLINMLGQFFTGDKDYGAQRERLLEFIGTVPTGSTDHATALIPWADKVMSPSPLPGVQFGDGRVVIRNDDPGPELRGSGRGGDWDRVIVSSLGPDGRDGGKMMWRKEVLAAAAAERGAEAKL
- a CDS encoding uncharacterized protein (to glycerophosphoryl diester phosphodiesterase family): MLALALFALLPAIVAVPYKRDTAPVSSLRHDLSHFTFSPIKHISLGPRPYYLVDDMSPSPLKDKLTKCKEYPAKTSSWSIGHRGGGTLQFPEHTVESNLAGARMGAGILECDVAFTKDLQLVCRHSQCDLHTTTNVVATELGAKCSQPFKPANGSAPASAKCCTADFTMAELRTLCAKMESSYANATSPQEYLGGVAPWRTTLYNQCGTIMSHKDHIQMTLALGLDFTPELKTPEVPLPEGYSQEKYAQQLVDDYRAAGVDFKRVWPQSFLYSDILYWIKNEPKFARQALFLDETGDDGKLANATAALAGRAKDGVKWVSPPTSYLLTAVDGKLEPSAYAKEAKRLGLGVVAWSLERSGPLDQIKGNYYYEHFDSAVKRDGDMFVVLDALKNAGVDKVFSDWSAATTFYANCMGLK
- the TUB4 gene encoding uncharacterized protein (Tubulin is the major constituent of microtubules. The gamma chain is found at microtubule organizing centers (MTOC) such as the spindle poles or the centrosome); protein product: MGREIISIQTGQAGNQIGQEFWQKLCAEHGISPTGMLEDWAENQGDRKDVFFYQADDEHYIPRAILIDLEPRVINNILTSPFKGLYNPENIYVSKNGGGAGNNWAQGYAAGERVYDDLIEMIDREADGSDSLEGFMLLHSIAGGTGSGLGSFLLERLNDRFPKKLIQTYSVFPEASDVVVQPYNSLLATKRLVNNADSVVVLDNGALTRIAADRLHVQDPSFVQTNQLVSTVMAASTTTLRYPSYMNNDLVGIIASLIPTPRCHFLMTSYTPFTGDEIDKAKSIRKTTTLDVMRRLLQPKNRLVSTTSTRTSCYVSCLNIISGDVDPTDVHKSLLRIRERQLANFIPWGPASIQVALTKRKTSQNRVSGIMMANHTSMASLFKRMLDQYDRLRKRNAFLEQYKKEDMFSNGLEEFDDSRRVVAEMAEEYRAMESESYITYG
- a CDS encoding uncharacterized protein (Cyclophilin type peptidyl-prolyl cis-trans isomerase/CLD): MTLPRVFMDFTVADAPLGRVVFELFSDVVPKTAENFRALCTGEKRNKAGEPLAYKGSPVHRVIEGFMLQGGDFTKRNGSGGESIYGGMFADERLEGDGTEVNRDGLLVMANRGPDTNGSQWFVTLAPAPHLTGKHVVFGRVVSGMDHIKTIGALPTDGRDRPFSPVIVSHAGELELRRPARAISPSRSPTRSRSRSPRRRGKYSDDSDSDDEERRRRRRARKERHREERRERRERRDRREEKDKKERRRRSVSESISELDARLEAEEKARLGEERAIKEEEMKARREREQKAVRESGGVVYKGRGAMRYRDPESRPTNYNPRGQDTRARYRRGDGGGRWEQDGGRGGAPRGDDEERRERDRDDRGGRRWGADKWERSAPAFERATDRWDAGRMGDGASAAREGLAARLSARRTSGEGLDYGADEVQRAVEVERDVVRDGGEGRNARAAAWTATRRESPRRSHIASPSKSERDERRSPSPGGSDMELDRD